A section of the Prochlorococcus sp. MIT 1341 genome encodes:
- the rpaB gene encoding response regulator transcription factor RpaB — MTVSSPSKETILVVDDEASIRRILETRLSMIGYQVVTASDGKEALELFRNNEPDLVVLDVMMPKLDGYGVIQEIRKESDVPVVMLTALGDVADKITGLELGADDYVVKPFSPKELEARIRCVLRRVDKEGIAGIPNSGVIQVTNLRIDTNKRQVFRADERIRLTGMEFSLLELLVSRSGEPFSRGEILKEVWGYTPERHVDTRVVDVHISRLRSKLEDDPANPELILTARGTGYLFQRIVDSLASEGP, encoded by the coding sequence TTGACGGTATCAAGTCCATCAAAAGAAACGATACTCGTGGTCGATGATGAGGCCAGCATTAGACGAATACTGGAAACTCGTCTGTCGATGATCGGATACCAAGTCGTAACTGCCAGCGACGGTAAAGAAGCTCTAGAACTTTTTCGAAATAACGAACCAGACCTCGTAGTTCTTGATGTCATGATGCCGAAATTAGACGGCTACGGCGTCATTCAAGAGATAAGGAAAGAATCAGATGTGCCTGTTGTCATGTTGACAGCCCTTGGTGATGTTGCCGACAAAATCACGGGCCTTGAGCTAGGCGCAGATGACTACGTAGTGAAACCATTCAGCCCTAAAGAACTTGAAGCTAGAATTAGATGTGTACTTCGGCGGGTTGATAAGGAAGGCATTGCAGGCATCCCAAATTCAGGTGTCATACAAGTCACAAATCTCCGAATAGATACCAACAAACGTCAAGTCTTTCGAGCAGATGAGAGAATTCGTCTGACAGGTATGGAGTTCAGTCTTCTTGAACTCCTAGTCAGCCGATCAGGCGAACCATTCAGTCGAGGTGAAATCCTTAAAGAGGTCTGGGGTTATACACCAGAGCGACATGTGGATACTCGCGTTGTAGATGTCCACATTTCTAGACTGCGGTCAAAGCTCGAGGATGACCCAGCCAACCCAGAGCTTATTCTTACAGCCAGAGGAACAGGCTACTTATTCCAGCGCATTGTCGACTCCCTTGCTTCCGAAGGACCCTGA
- the radA gene encoding DNA repair protein RadA, translated as MVRTTSFFVCQSCGAQTKKFFGRCSSCGDWNSLIEQSAQSIDGRLRRNSVDFDQEPRSIKSMPMASLKENPLLRLGSGYQEFDRVLGSGLVPGSLVLLGGDPGIGKSTLLLQSATAMAISRSVLYVSAEESAQQVKLRWNRLKGAETNLHLLAETDLENVLKELESLRPEVAIVDSIQALHDAELSSAPGSVAQVRECAAALQRLAKKLSIAMILVGHVTKEGLLAGPKVLEHLVDAVLTFEGDRFASHRLLRAVKNRFGATNELGVFEMQGRGLSEVINPSKLFLSGTSAAGIATIVACEGTRALLVDVQALVSSTSYPSPRRTATGVGTNRLHQILAVLEKHMGFPLSRYDCYLAVAGGLEVEEPASDLGIAAAIVSSFKDVSLPKGTVLIGELGLGGQLRPVGQISQRLQEAERLGFNRAVVPRGSGLESIGFLKSIELIQVVNINEAIIMSLEVDK; from the coding sequence GTGGTCAGAACGACATCTTTTTTTGTTTGTCAGAGCTGTGGAGCTCAAACTAAGAAGTTCTTTGGACGTTGCTCAAGCTGTGGGGACTGGAACTCCTTAATTGAGCAATCAGCTCAATCAATTGATGGAAGACTTCGCCGAAACAGTGTTGATTTTGATCAGGAGCCAAGGAGTATTAAATCAATGCCAATGGCATCTTTGAAGGAAAATCCTTTATTAAGGTTAGGAAGTGGATATCAAGAGTTTGACAGGGTTCTTGGAAGCGGCTTAGTCCCGGGATCACTTGTTTTGCTTGGAGGAGACCCTGGGATTGGAAAGAGCACTTTGTTGTTGCAAAGTGCCACTGCCATGGCAATTAGTCGTTCTGTCTTATATGTCAGTGCGGAAGAATCTGCTCAACAGGTGAAACTCCGCTGGAATCGTCTTAAAGGAGCGGAGACAAATTTACATCTTTTGGCAGAAACTGATTTAGAGAATGTTCTGAAGGAATTGGAATCTTTGAGACCTGAGGTGGCAATTGTGGACAGCATTCAGGCATTACATGATGCTGAATTATCTAGTGCTCCAGGGTCAGTTGCGCAGGTAAGGGAATGCGCAGCTGCTTTGCAGCGTCTTGCCAAAAAGCTTTCTATAGCCATGATCTTGGTAGGACATGTCACCAAGGAAGGACTACTTGCAGGACCAAAAGTTCTAGAACACTTAGTCGATGCAGTTTTAACTTTTGAAGGAGATAGATTTGCAAGTCATAGACTTTTGCGTGCTGTTAAAAACCGTTTTGGAGCAACAAATGAATTAGGCGTTTTTGAAATGCAGGGCAGGGGCCTATCTGAGGTTATTAACCCCAGTAAGTTGTTTTTGAGTGGGACTTCAGCAGCTGGTATTGCGACGATCGTTGCATGTGAAGGGACTAGAGCACTCCTGGTTGATGTACAGGCTTTAGTTAGTTCAACAAGTTATCCCAGCCCACGAAGAACTGCTACTGGGGTTGGGACTAACCGTCTACATCAAATTTTGGCTGTACTTGAAAAACATATGGGTTTTCCTCTCTCTCGTTATGATTGTTATCTTGCTGTGGCAGGTGGTTTAGAAGTAGAGGAGCCTGCATCAGATCTTGGCATTGCTGCAGCAATTGTTTCTAGCTTTAAGGATGTATCTTTGCCTAAGGGGACTGTTTTGATTGGGGAATTGGGCCTTGGAGGACAATTGAGACCGGTGGGACAAATTTCTCAGCGCCTTCAGGAAGCAGAAAGATTAGGTTTCAATCGTGCTGTTGTCCCTCGAGGTAGTGGGTTGGAATCTATAGGGTTCTTAAAATCAATTGAGTTAATACAGGTAGTTAATATTAACGAGGCAATCATAATGTCATTAGAAGTTGATAAGTAA
- a CDS encoding photosystem I assembly protein Ycf3: MPLSQKKDNFIDKAFTVMAELIVKMMPIAENEKKAYIYYREGLSAQDCGDYSEALECYEESLKLEENAVDRGETLKNMAIIYMSNGDEELALETYQKALLENPKQPSCLKNMGLIYEKRGRLAEQAGKKDEADSWFDQAAEVWAKAVRLYPGGYLDIENWLKTSGRSNIDVYF; this comes from the coding sequence GTGCCCCTTAGTCAAAAAAAAGACAATTTCATCGACAAAGCCTTCACGGTGATGGCTGAGTTAATAGTCAAGATGATGCCAATCGCAGAAAACGAAAAGAAAGCTTATATCTACTATCGAGAAGGGCTTTCCGCTCAAGACTGCGGAGACTATTCTGAAGCACTTGAATGCTATGAAGAAAGCCTGAAACTTGAAGAGAATGCGGTTGATAGAGGAGAGACACTTAAAAACATGGCCATCATTTACATGAGCAATGGTGATGAAGAGTTAGCACTTGAGACTTACCAAAAGGCCCTTCTCGAGAACCCTAAACAGCCCTCTTGTCTAAAAAACATGGGTTTAATATATGAAAAGCGAGGAAGGCTTGCAGAGCAGGCTGGAAAAAAAGATGAAGCTGACAGCTGGTTTGACCAAGCAGCTGAAGTCTGGGCAAAAGCCGTCAGACTTTATCCAGGAGGATATTTAGATATTGAGAATTGGCTTAAAACAAGTGGTAGAAGCAACATCGATGTATATTTCTAG